GCGTCCCCGGTTACGGCGTCTACCCCTACGTCGTCGACAACGACCAATTGATCGCGATGCACGGCAACGACGAGCGCATCGCCGTCGAGGCGCTCAAGCAGGGCACGGAGTTCATGTACAGGCTCTTCGGCCGCTTCCGGGCGGGCTGAGGTGAGGCGCCCCCGCCCCTGCGGTCCGCGCAGGGGCGGGGGCCCACCCATGCCCGTCGCGGTGCGATGCCCTCGATGTCACGGGCCCGCCGTAGACTCCTTGGTCGTGGCAGGCCGGATTCGCAATGAGGACATCGCACTCGTACGGGAGCGCTCGTCCATCGCCGACGTGATCGGCGAGTACCTGCAGCTGCGCAGTGCGGGCGGCGGCAATCTCAAGGGCCTGTGCCCGTTCCATGACGAGAAGTCCCCGTCGTTCAACGTGACGCCCTCGCGCGGGCTGTACTTCTGCTTCGGCTGCGAGGCGGGCGGCGACGTCATCAAGTTCGTCCAGGAGATCGAGCACCTGACCTTCGGCGAGTCGGTGGAGCGGCTCGCCGCCCAGGCCGGGATCCAGCTGCGCTACGAGGAGGGCGGCGGGCGCGGCCCCCGCCAGGACGGCGGGCAGCGCGCCCGGCTGGTCGAGGCGCACCGGGCGGCCGCCGAGTACTACGCCGAGCAGCTGAACTCCGCCGCCGGCGCGCCCGGCCGCACGTTCCTGTCCGAGCGCGGCTTCGAGGCCGCCGACGCCGAGCGCTTCGGGGTCGGGTTCGCGCCCCGCGAGTGGGAGGGCCTCGTCCGGCATCTGCGCGGGCGCGGCTTCGCCGACCGCGACATCGTCGCCGGCGGCCTGGCCAAGGAGGGGCGGCGCGGCCCCATGGACCGGTTCCGCGGCCGCCTGATGTGGCCGATCCGCGACCTGTCCGGCGACGTCATCGGGTTCGGCGCGCGGCGCCTCTTCGAGGACGACGACGGCCCCAAGTACCTGAACACCCCCGAGTCGCCGCTCTTCCACAAGAGCTCGGTGCTGTACGGGGCCGACCTCGCCAAGAAGGAGATCGCCCGGCGGCGGCAGGCCGTGGTGGTCGAGGGCTACACCGACGTGATGGCCTGCCATCTGGCGGGCGTCCCGACGGCCATCGCCACCTGCGGCACGGCGTTCGGCGACGAGCACATCAAGGTGCTGCGCCGCCTGCTGATGGACCAGGACGAGTTCCGCGGCGAGGTGATCTTCACCTTCGACGGCGACGCGGCCGGCCGCAAGGCGGCGCTGCGCGCCTTCGACGACGAGCAGAAGTTCGTGTCCCAGACGTTCGTGGCCGTCCAGCCGGACGGCCTCGACCCGTGCGACCTGCGCATCCGGCACGGCGACGCGGCGGTGCGCGACCTCGTGGCGTCCCGGCTGCCCCTGTTCGAGTTCGCCGTGCGCAGCGCGATCGAGCAGCACGACCTCGACACGGTCGAGGGGCGCCTCGGCGCGCTGGACGCGGCCGCCCCGGTCGTCGCCGCCATCAAGGACCGCTCCCGCCGCCACATGTACGCGGTCAACCTGGACCGCTGGCTCGGCATCATGGACGAGCAGTTCGTGCTGCGCCGCGTCCGGGAACTGGCCGGCCGGCAGCACGGCCGCGCGCAGGCGGGAAACGGGCGCGGTCAGAACGGGCGCGGCCAGAACGGGCAGAACGGGCACGGGCGCGCGCAGAACGGCGACGGCCGGGGGAACGGCCCGGTCGCGGAGAACGGGCGCGGCGGCGACGCGGAGTCCCGGGCGCCGCGGCGCCCCGCCTTCGACCCCTCCGACCCCGAGGTCCAGCGCGAGCGCGAGCTGCTGAAACTGGCGGTCCAGCGCCCGGCGCTGCTCGGCCCGGCGTTCGACGAGCTCCCGGTCGAGGCGTTCCTCGCGCCCCCGCACACGGCGGTGCGAGCGGTGATCGCGGAGGCCGGCGGCGTCACGGCGGCGGGGAGCGTCGCGGAGTGGGTCGCCCACCTCCTGGACCGGGCGCCGAACGACCAGGTCAGAGATCTGCTCACCAAGCTCGGCGTGGAGCCGGTCCGGTCGGCCCAGGAATCGGATGACCGCTATGCCGCGGAATTGCTGGCCCGAATGCAGGAGCGGCAGCTCACGCACATGATCGCGAACGTGAAATCTAAACTCGGGCGGCTGAATCCGGTCGAGGCGGCCGAGGAGTACAACCGGCTCTTCGGTGATCTTGTCGCGCTTGAGCAGCAGAGACGGGTGTTGCGTGAGCGGGGGCTTGGGTCGCAATAGGCGCCCGTCCCGCGAAAATGGGTCCTGTGATCTAGGCCCCGTTTGACGCAGACTGTCTGCGTGGGCCCTTCGGTGCTGCCAAGCGAGGCGCCATCGGTTGATCAGGTGGCGGACCTCGTCGCACGCGGCAGAGAGCGCGGCGGTGTGACCGTCGAGGACGTCGCTGCCGCGCTCGATCGCTCGGACTTGCCGGACGACTCGCTGGAGCGGGTCGTGCGGATGCTCGCAGAGCAGGGGGTGGACGTTCTCGACTCTCAGCAGGAGACCGAGGACGTCACGCGAGCGGATGAGGGAGACCTCGGCAAGCGGGCGCCGACGAGCGACCTGGTTCGGATCTACCTGAGAGAGATCGGTCGCGTACCGCTGCTCACGGCAGAAGATGAGGTAGAACTCGCGAAATCGATCGAGGCGGGACTTTTCGCCGAGGAGAAGATGGCGCGCACCGCCGTCCTCGCCCGCGGCGAACTGCTCGACCTCGAACTGCTCTCCCGCGAGGGGGCGCGGGCGAAGCAACGGCTGATCGAGGCGAATCTCCGGCTCGTGGTCTCGATCGCCAAACGCTACGTCGGCAGGGGAATGCTGTTCCTCGACCTGATCCAGGAGGGAAATCTCGGACTGATCCGCGCGGTCGAGAAATTCGACTACACCAAGGGGTTCAAGTTCTCCACCTATGCCACCTGGTGGATCCGGCAGGCGATCACCCGGGCGATCGCCGACCAGGCCCGGACGATCCGCATCCCGGTGCACATGGTGGAGACGATCAACAAGCTGGTCCGCGTGCAGCGCCAGATGCACCAGGACCTCGGCCGGGAGCCGAGCCCCGAGGAGATCGGCCTGGAGATGGGCCTGTCGCCCGTCCGGGTCGTGGAGATCCAGCGCATCGCGCAGGAGCCGGTCTCGCTGCAGTCGCCGATCGGCGAGGAGGACTCCGACCTCGGCGACTTCATCGAGGACGCCGACGCGGTCGTGCCGATGGAGGCCGCGGCGTTCATCCTGCTGCAGGACCAGCTGGAGGACATCCTCGCCACGCTGTCGGAACGGGAGCAGCGCATCATCCAGTTGCGCTTCGGCCTGGCCGACGGCCACCCGCGCACCCTCGAGGAGGTGGGGCGCGAGTTCGGCGTGACGAGGGAGCGGATCCGCCAGATCGAGTCCAAGACGCTGGCGAAGCTGCGCCACCCGTCCCGGGCCCAGATGCTCCGGGAGTATCTGGAGTGACGCCGGGGCCCGCCCGGCGGGCCGCCCTCCCGGCCGTCCGCCGGGAGGGCGGCCCCGGGCGCGCCGGCGGCCGCGCCCGGCACGGCGTCCGGCGGTGCGAGAGATACGCGTTACCGCTGTTACGTCGCATTTCGTCCCAACCGTGTCCTACCGTGGTGACCATGCTGATCGTGACGACTGATGGCGTGGCGGGGTACGAGATCAGGAGCGTGCTCGGAGAGGTCCTCGGGCTGGCGGTCCGAGCGGATCAGGGCGCGGTCCACGCGCCCGGGCAGGGCGGGAGCAGCGCGACCTTCCGGGTGACGGGGGAGCAGCCGGGCGCCGGACTGGCCGCGGCGCGCCGCGAGGCGGTGGACCGGCTCGGCGAGGAGGCCCGCCGCAAGGGCGCGAACACGGTGGTGGGCATGAGGTTCGACACCGCCCTGCTCGGCGGCGGCATCGAGGTGTG
The sequence above is a segment of the Actinomadura coerulea genome. Coding sequences within it:
- the rpoD gene encoding RNA polymerase sigma factor RpoD is translated as MLPSEAPSVDQVADLVARGRERGGVTVEDVAAALDRSDLPDDSLERVVRMLAEQGVDVLDSQQETEDVTRADEGDLGKRAPTSDLVRIYLREIGRVPLLTAEDEVELAKSIEAGLFAEEKMARTAVLARGELLDLELLSREGARAKQRLIEANLRLVVSIAKRYVGRGMLFLDLIQEGNLGLIRAVEKFDYTKGFKFSTYATWWIRQAITRAIADQARTIRIPVHMVETINKLVRVQRQMHQDLGREPSPEEIGLEMGLSPVRVVEIQRIAQEPVSLQSPIGEEDSDLGDFIEDADAVVPMEAAAFILLQDQLEDILATLSEREQRIIQLRFGLADGHPRTLEEVGREFGVTRERIRQIESKTLAKLRHPSRAQMLREYLE
- the dnaG gene encoding DNA primase; this encodes MAGRIRNEDIALVRERSSIADVIGEYLQLRSAGGGNLKGLCPFHDEKSPSFNVTPSRGLYFCFGCEAGGDVIKFVQEIEHLTFGESVERLAAQAGIQLRYEEGGGRGPRQDGGQRARLVEAHRAAAEYYAEQLNSAAGAPGRTFLSERGFEAADAERFGVGFAPREWEGLVRHLRGRGFADRDIVAGGLAKEGRRGPMDRFRGRLMWPIRDLSGDVIGFGARRLFEDDDGPKYLNTPESPLFHKSSVLYGADLAKKEIARRRQAVVVEGYTDVMACHLAGVPTAIATCGTAFGDEHIKVLRRLLMDQDEFRGEVIFTFDGDAAGRKAALRAFDDEQKFVSQTFVAVQPDGLDPCDLRIRHGDAAVRDLVASRLPLFEFAVRSAIEQHDLDTVEGRLGALDAAAPVVAAIKDRSRRHMYAVNLDRWLGIMDEQFVLRRVRELAGRQHGRAQAGNGRGQNGRGQNGQNGHGRAQNGDGRGNGPVAENGRGGDAESRAPRRPAFDPSDPEVQRERELLKLAVQRPALLGPAFDELPVEAFLAPPHTAVRAVIAEAGGVTAAGSVAEWVAHLLDRAPNDQVRDLLTKLGVEPVRSAQESDDRYAAELLARMQERQLTHMIANVKSKLGRLNPVEAAEEYNRLFGDLVALEQQRRVLRERGLGSQ
- a CDS encoding YbjQ family protein: MLIVTTDGVAGYEIRSVLGEVLGLAVRADQGAVHAPGQGGSSATFRVTGEQPGAGLAAARREAVDRLGEEARRKGANTVVGMRFDTALLGGGIEVCAYGTAVWAEPAAQQREQAPQHQQRPQHPGHLPPYGDPQAGGPPMAARNLTMGLHDRPR